A genomic stretch from Sphingomonas faeni includes:
- a CDS encoding TolC family protein — translation MSMGLAGIGRAEDAQTGPASDIAPVATANPARPLTLAEAAKEALTWHPSITEAAGVLSARGEEINAARAGYLPTVSTGLGSGYDSRVSGTWRPRPQIGASQMLYDFGKVSSDVAAARAGTRGGRAELLLAVDTLIRESAYAVIELQRATALHAVALDQASRIEQISALVGQRSKMGAATQSDALQAEARVEAASATLTQIEASKRRWTSNLAYLLNRDTPPAAIAPDVPDWLMRSCSRPMPEWNTVPSVMVADALVDRADAAVRRSRADRYPTVSLGGDASSDIASPFGQRSIYNFGLRVSSNVFSGGITKARLRGAGYERDAAEASARRARLDTSQGMAEAQQQIDSLTRVIDTLVSRQGNMRETNRLYRIQYLEMGTRTLVDLLNAEQELQQVRFEAINTTQDVRRLQVDCLFLSGRMRDAFGFSGTTLRGVTL, via the coding sequence ATGTCGATGGGCCTGGCAGGTATCGGCAGGGCGGAAGATGCGCAGACCGGCCCGGCGTCGGATATCGCGCCCGTCGCGACCGCGAACCCGGCGCGGCCGCTGACGCTGGCCGAAGCCGCCAAGGAAGCGTTGACTTGGCATCCGTCGATCACCGAGGCGGCGGGCGTCCTCAGCGCCCGCGGCGAAGAGATCAACGCGGCCCGCGCCGGCTATCTTCCGACCGTCAGCACCGGCCTCGGCAGCGGCTATGACAGCCGGGTTTCGGGCACATGGCGCCCGAGACCGCAGATCGGCGCATCCCAGATGCTCTATGATTTCGGCAAGGTGTCGAGCGACGTCGCGGCTGCACGGGCAGGGACCCGCGGCGGGCGAGCCGAGCTGTTGCTCGCGGTCGATACGCTGATCCGCGAAAGCGCCTATGCCGTCATCGAGCTTCAGCGCGCGACCGCACTCCACGCCGTCGCGCTCGACCAGGCGTCGCGGATCGAACAGATCAGCGCGCTGGTCGGTCAGCGTTCGAAGATGGGCGCCGCGACCCAGTCCGATGCGCTCCAGGCGGAAGCGCGGGTCGAGGCGGCGAGCGCCACGCTGACCCAGATCGAGGCGTCGAAGCGGCGGTGGACCAGCAACCTCGCCTATCTGCTCAATCGCGACACGCCACCGGCGGCGATCGCGCCCGACGTGCCGGACTGGTTGATGCGCAGTTGCTCCAGGCCGATGCCGGAATGGAACACCGTGCCGTCGGTGATGGTCGCCGATGCGCTGGTGGACCGGGCCGACGCAGCGGTCCGACGGAGCCGCGCGGATCGCTATCCGACCGTGTCGCTCGGCGGCGACGCCTCCAGCGACATCGCGTCGCCGTTCGGCCAGCGCAGCATCTATAATTTCGGCCTGCGGGTTTCGAGCAACGTCTTCTCCGGCGGCATCACGAAGGCGCGGCTGCGCGGCGCGGGGTATGAACGCGATGCAGCCGAGGCGAGTGCGCGGCGTGCGCGGCTCGATACCAGCCAGGGCATGGCCGAGGCGCAGCAGCAGATCGACAGCCTCACGCGCGTGATCGACACGCTGGTTTCTCGGCAAGGCAACATGCGCGAGACCAATCGCCTCTACCGGATCCAGTATCTGGAGATGGGCACGCGGACGCTGGTCGATCTGCTCAACGCCGAACAGGAACTTCAGCAGGTCCGCTTCGAGGCGATCAACACGACGCAGGATGTTCGGCGACTTCAGGTCGACTGCTTGTTCCTGTCCGGGCGGATGCGCGATGCCTTCGGGTTTTCGGGCACGACCCTGCGCGGGGTGACGCTGTGA
- a CDS encoding type I secretion system permease/ATPase, with protein MTAVLAAAPVMAIDSWLELFGRVARHYRLPVSEQRARLAVQWDLGGDDETRIRTLGRATGLTVRFDTPRAVRLTSWRLPAIVRFADGEIALIEGIDADDQVRLTLPGDRGGQTRLTLAELMESATGFVIPRPSRSAPDMRVDTYIRPFQDHWLRQILMRDAPSYGHVMVASVVTNCLGLAGVLFSMQVYDRVVPAGSIPTLTILFVGVLIAIGFDFVLRRLRTNIVDVLGKRADLRISDRVFGHALRVRNRARPASTGTFISQLRDLDQVRDMLTSTTVATVADMPFFLLFLAVLWYIGGALALVPLGALVLLLLPGLLAQRRLRVLATESMRESSLRNAMLVEAVQGIEDIKALQAEERFHHQWNHYNAVAGEAQLRLRGVTNGLSVWTQSVQNGVYAAIIFVGAPLVIAGDITTGVLVATSILGSRMMAPMAQVTQLLGRLQHARVAMGSLNQIMALPVDSADGDHRIPLPAVTGDFTIRSGVFTYADPNAPPALSVASLDIAAGERIALLGRNGAGKSTLLQGLSGMLQPVSGEVLLDGLALHQIDPADVRRDIGLLTQNSRLFHGTLRENLTLGAPSASDAEIVEILAMVGAEGMVRWLRDGLGHVVQEGGLGLSGGQVQALLLARLLLRQPMVALLDEPTASMDEGAERHFIERLGHWSRTRTIVVATHRMRMLDIVDRIIVIDNGRIILDGPKDQVLATMRGTRSAAA; from the coding sequence GTGACCGCGGTGCTCGCCGCGGCGCCGGTGATGGCGATCGACAGCTGGCTGGAATTGTTCGGGCGGGTGGCGCGGCATTACAGGCTGCCGGTGTCCGAACAGCGCGCGCGTTTGGCCGTGCAATGGGATCTGGGCGGCGACGACGAGACCCGCATCCGCACGCTCGGTCGCGCGACCGGCCTGACCGTGCGGTTCGATACGCCGCGCGCGGTACGCCTGACGAGCTGGCGACTGCCCGCGATCGTGCGCTTTGCCGATGGCGAGATCGCGTTGATCGAGGGGATCGATGCCGACGACCAGGTCCGGCTGACGCTGCCCGGCGACCGTGGCGGCCAGACCCGGCTGACGCTCGCGGAACTGATGGAGTCGGCGACCGGGTTCGTCATTCCACGTCCGTCCCGTTCCGCGCCCGACATGCGCGTCGATACGTATATCCGTCCGTTCCAGGATCACTGGCTGCGGCAGATCCTGATGCGCGATGCACCGTCCTACGGGCACGTCATGGTCGCGTCGGTGGTGACCAACTGCCTCGGGCTCGCGGGCGTGCTGTTCTCGATGCAGGTCTATGACCGGGTCGTACCGGCGGGGTCGATCCCGACGCTGACCATCCTGTTCGTCGGCGTGCTGATCGCGATCGGCTTCGACTTCGTGCTGCGACGGCTGCGCACCAACATCGTCGACGTGCTCGGCAAGCGCGCCGACCTGCGCATCTCGGACCGGGTGTTCGGGCATGCCCTGCGCGTCCGCAACCGCGCACGGCCGGCGTCGACCGGCACGTTCATCTCGCAGCTCCGCGATCTGGATCAGGTGCGCGACATGCTGACCTCGACCACGGTCGCGACGGTCGCGGACATGCCCTTCTTCCTGCTGTTCCTCGCGGTGCTCTGGTACATCGGCGGTGCGTTGGCCCTGGTGCCGCTGGGCGCGCTGGTCCTGCTGCTGCTGCCGGGGCTGCTCGCGCAACGCCGCCTGCGGGTGCTCGCGACCGAATCGATGCGCGAATCCTCGCTCCGCAACGCGATGCTCGTCGAGGCGGTGCAGGGGATCGAGGATATCAAGGCGCTCCAGGCCGAGGAACGCTTTCACCACCAGTGGAACCACTACAACGCGGTCGCCGGCGAGGCGCAGCTACGGTTGCGCGGCGTCACCAACGGTCTCTCGGTATGGACGCAGAGCGTGCAGAACGGGGTCTATGCCGCGATCATCTTCGTCGGTGCGCCGCTGGTGATCGCCGGCGACATCACGACCGGCGTGCTCGTCGCCACCTCGATCCTCGGCTCGCGGATGATGGCACCGATGGCGCAGGTCACGCAGCTGCTCGGCCGGTTGCAGCATGCGCGCGTCGCGATGGGCAGCCTCAACCAGATCATGGCACTGCCCGTCGACAGCGCGGACGGCGACCACCGTATCCCGTTGCCGGCCGTGACCGGCGACTTCACGATCCGGTCCGGCGTGTTCACCTACGCCGATCCCAACGCCCCGCCGGCGCTGTCGGTCGCCAGTCTCGACATCGCCGCGGGTGAGCGCATCGCGCTGCTCGGGCGCAACGGCGCGGGCAAGTCCACGCTGTTGCAGGGCCTGTCGGGCATGCTCCAGCCGGTGTCGGGCGAAGTCCTGCTCGACGGGCTTGCGTTGCACCAGATCGACCCGGCCGACGTGCGCCGCGACATCGGCCTGCTGACGCAGAACAGCCGGTTATTCCACGGCACGCTGCGCGAGAACTTGACGCTCGGTGCACCGTCCGCGTCCGATGCGGAGATCGTCGAGATCCTCGCGATGGTCGGCGCCGAGGGCATGGTCCGCTGGCTGCGCGATGGGCTCGGCCATGTCGTGCAGGAAGGCGGGCTCGGCCTGTCGGGTGGGCAGGTCCAGGCGTTGCTGCTCGCACGGCTGCTGCTGCGGCAACCGATGGTCGCTCTGCTCGACGAGCCGACCGCGTCGATGGACGAGGGTGCCGAGCGTCACTTCATCGAGCGGCTCGGGCATTGGAGCCGGACGCGGACGATCGTAGTCGCCACGCACCGGATGCGGATGCTCGACATCGTCGACCGCATCATCGTCATCGACAACGGCAGGATCATTCTCGACGGGCCCAAGGATCAGGTGCTCGCGACGATGCGCGGAACGCGGAGTGCTGCGGCATGA
- a CDS encoding HlyD family type I secretion periplasmic adaptor subunit, with protein sequence MTTITAEDDHLFGGEGEARLASATRLVWVLAAMFAAALIWAWLADLDEVATGEARVVPTSREQVLQSLEGGILAKMLVRQDDIVKPGQLLAQLDPTQAGSTMDESAAKYRAALASAARLRAEANGTPLEFPGELARYPDLKAAETRLYDTRRRSLQSSLGLIDQSLQLIGREVAIGQSLIAVGAASNVEVLRLQRQRADLELKKADLRSQYMVEARQDLAKVTEQVDSLAPVVRGRSDTFQRLTLRSPVRGVVKNIEISTIGGVVPPNGKIMEIVPLDERLLVEARIQPRDIAFIRPGQHASVKVTAYDYSVYGGLEGTVTSISPDTIRDEVKPDILYYRVFVQTKADSLTNKSGRTFPITPGMVATVDIHTGSKTVLQYLLKPLNRAQEALRER encoded by the coding sequence ATGACCACCATCACGGCCGAAGACGACCATCTGTTCGGCGGCGAAGGCGAGGCGCGGCTGGCTTCGGCCACGCGTCTCGTCTGGGTACTCGCGGCAATGTTCGCAGCGGCGCTGATCTGGGCATGGCTTGCCGATCTCGACGAAGTGGCGACCGGGGAGGCGCGCGTCGTGCCAACCAGCCGCGAACAGGTGCTGCAATCGCTCGAGGGCGGTATCCTCGCCAAGATGCTCGTGCGGCAGGACGACATCGTCAAGCCGGGGCAGTTGCTCGCCCAGCTGGACCCGACCCAGGCGGGCTCGACCATGGACGAAAGCGCCGCGAAATACCGTGCCGCGCTCGCCAGTGCGGCACGGCTGCGCGCGGAGGCGAACGGCACCCCGCTGGAGTTCCCGGGCGAGTTGGCGCGCTATCCCGACCTCAAGGCCGCGGAGACCCGATTGTACGACACGCGCCGCCGCAGCCTTCAGTCGTCGCTCGGCCTGATCGACCAGTCGCTCCAGTTGATCGGCCGCGAGGTCGCGATTGGCCAGTCGCTGATTGCTGTCGGGGCCGCCAGCAACGTCGAGGTCCTCCGCCTGCAACGCCAGCGCGCCGACCTGGAACTCAAAAAGGCCGATCTCCGGTCGCAATACATGGTCGAGGCGCGACAGGATCTCGCCAAGGTCACCGAGCAGGTCGATTCGCTGGCGCCGGTGGTGCGTGGGCGGTCCGATACGTTCCAGCGCCTGACGCTGCGCTCGCCGGTGCGCGGGGTGGTGAAGAATATCGAGATTTCGACGATCGGCGGCGTCGTGCCCCCGAACGGCAAGATCATGGAGATCGTCCCGCTCGACGAACGCCTGCTGGTCGAGGCGCGGATCCAGCCGCGCGACATCGCCTTCATCCGCCCCGGCCAGCATGCGAGCGTGAAGGTCACCGCCTATGACTATTCGGTCTATGGCGGGCTTGAGGGGACGGTGACAAGCATCTCGCCGGACACGATCCGGGATGAGGTGAAGCCCGACATCCTCTATTACCGGGTGTTCGTGCAGACCAAGGCGGACTCGCTGACCAACAAGTCCGGGCGCACGTTCCCGATCACGCCAGGCATGGTCGCGACCGTCGACATCCACACCGGCAGCAAGACCGTCCTCCAATATCTGCTCAAGCCGCTCAATCGCGCGCAGGAAGCGCTGAGGGAACGATGA
- a CDS encoding MarR family winged helix-turn-helix transcriptional regulator — protein sequence MSTSRSNGAVDLAARRDRAAGIVPVSPALLARARQARRLRATMSAFLPRDLLVDPAWDMMIDLFIAVATGERLHVKDLILMSGESAASAMRRIDRLQEAALLVRHPDPTDHRRVHIGITAKGQAAMAAMLDHLFDANAETPLRPVEPQSYFPALGKLSSK from the coding sequence ATGAGCACGTCGCGTTCCAACGGTGCGGTCGATCTCGCGGCGCGGCGGGACAGGGCGGCGGGAATCGTCCCGGTCTCGCCGGCGCTTCTCGCTCGGGCGCGTCAGGCGCGTCGGTTGCGCGCGACGATGAGCGCATTCCTGCCGCGCGATCTGTTGGTCGATCCTGCCTGGGACATGATGATCGACCTGTTCATCGCAGTCGCGACGGGTGAGCGGTTGCACGTCAAGGACCTGATCCTGATGTCGGGGGAGAGCGCTGCCAGCGCGATGCGACGGATCGATCGTCTCCAGGAGGCGGCGTTGCTGGTGCGCCATCCCGACCCGACCGATCACCGCCGCGTCCATATCGGGATCACGGCGAAGGGGCAGGCGGCGATGGCCGCGATGCTGGATCACCTATTCGACGCCAACGCCGAGACCCCGCTGCGCCCGGTCGAACCACAATCCTACTTCCCCGCCTTGGGAAAGTTGTCATCGAAATGA
- a CDS encoding DUF2171 domain-containing protein, which produces MVYERNTRDRQSGDYYGRPNSQDYGRDFRSDGGDYGRSSARDYAAAGEFGRDYQGRDDQRGRGQYGRDQYRGEQNRDQGDRDYYGGHNDRQQPSGGDRYGQSRYGQGSSQNYGQQGYGRHDSEQQRYGRRSQGSGDTEYHGSYASDGRRFQDVGSNRHADDDNRNTSYGDHRNTSRGDNRGYGRQPQGYDYDDRGFIARAGDEVRSWFGDDEAEGRRKADARYDDRSYGSGENRAFGNRSSNTHDDHYHSWRSTQIAALDRDYDEYRNENRSKFENEFSSWRTERQGQRSSLSQVAEHMEVVGSDGSHVGTVDKVKGDRILLTKNDRDAGGVHHSIPSRWIKTVDGKVTLSKSADEAKAAWKEEERNSAMFDYGDRTGGDRTGGDRTGGDKKDAGTTGYGSTTQAGSSTTGTASTTGTTTPGSTTTGTTSDTLGKSGSTTY; this is translated from the coding sequence ATGGTCTACGAACGCAATACCCGAGATCGTCAATCGGGCGACTATTACGGTCGGCCGAACTCGCAGGATTACGGTCGCGATTTCCGTTCCGACGGTGGCGATTACGGCCGATCCAGCGCGCGCGATTACGCAGCCGCCGGTGAGTTCGGTCGCGACTATCAAGGGCGCGACGACCAGAGGGGCCGTGGTCAATATGGTCGCGATCAATATCGCGGCGAGCAGAACCGCGATCAGGGCGACCGCGACTATTACGGCGGTCACAACGATCGCCAGCAGCCGTCGGGCGGCGATCGCTATGGGCAGTCGCGTTACGGCCAGGGCTCGAGCCAGAATTACGGCCAGCAGGGCTATGGTCGCCATGACTCGGAGCAGCAGCGTTATGGCCGGCGCAGTCAGGGCTCGGGCGATACCGAATACCACGGTAGCTACGCGTCGGACGGTCGCCGTTTCCAGGACGTCGGTTCCAACCGTCACGCAGACGACGACAACCGTAATACATCGTACGGCGACCACCGTAACACGTCGCGCGGCGACAACCGTGGCTATGGTCGCCAGCCGCAGGGCTACGACTATGACGATCGTGGGTTCATCGCGCGCGCGGGTGACGAGGTCCGTTCGTGGTTCGGTGACGACGAGGCCGAGGGTCGCCGCAAGGCCGATGCCCGCTATGACGATCGTTCCTATGGCAGCGGGGAGAACCGCGCGTTCGGCAACCGCTCGTCGAACACGCACGACGACCATTATCATAGCTGGCGCAGCACGCAGATCGCGGCGCTCGACCGCGACTATGACGAGTATCGCAACGAGAACCGTTCCAAGTTCGAGAACGAGTTTTCGTCATGGCGCACCGAGCGCCAGGGCCAGCGCAGTTCGCTGTCGCAGGTCGCCGAGCATATGGAAGTCGTCGGTTCGGACGGCAGCCATGTCGGTACGGTCGACAAGGTGAAGGGTGACCGCATCCTGCTGACCAAGAACGACAGGGATGCGGGTGGCGTCCATCACTCGATCCCGTCGCGCTGGATCAAGACCGTCGACGGCAAAGTGACGCTGTCGAAGTCGGCCGACGAAGCCAAGGCGGCGTGGAAAGAGGAAGAGCGCAACTCGGCCATGTTCGATTATGGTGATCGTACGGGCGGTGATCGCACGGGTGGCGATCGTACCGGCGGTGACAAGAAGGATGCCGGCACCACCGGTTACGGCTCGACCACGCAGGCGGGCAGCTCGACAACCGGTACGGCATCGACCACCGGCACGACGACCCCGGGTTCGACGACTACTGGTACGACGTCGGACACGCTCGGCAAGTCCGGTTCGACCACGTACTAA
- a CDS encoding NADP-dependent oxidoreductase: MARAWSLKARPQGMPKHTDFAMIDLDQSALGAGEVRIANRWLSVDPYMRGRMNDVKSYVPPFALGEAMQGGAVGEVVESNDDGIKVGDMVLHMAGWRDEAVVPAAQVQKLPALDVPPQAFLGQLGMPGMTGYFGLLQVAEAKAGDTVFVSAAAGAVGSTVVQVAKAKGMTVIGSAGGAEKCAWVKSLGADAVIDYKGDVPVVKALGQAAPKGIDVYFDNVGGEHLDAALAHANMHARFAVCGMIDVYNSGAATQLKYLARLIGNRIQIRGFIVSDFISRAEEFYKDMGGMLAAGTLKRQETVHEGLETMPDAFLGLFSGGNTGKMLVKV; this comes from the coding sequence ATGGCCCGTGCATGGAGCCTTAAGGCACGTCCGCAAGGCATGCCGAAGCATACCGACTTCGCCATGATCGATCTCGACCAGTCTGCGCTTGGCGCCGGCGAGGTGCGTATCGCCAACCGCTGGCTGTCGGTCGATCCGTACATGCGCGGGCGGATGAACGACGTGAAAAGCTATGTCCCGCCTTTCGCGCTGGGCGAGGCGATGCAGGGCGGCGCGGTCGGCGAAGTGGTCGAGAGCAACGACGACGGCATCAAGGTCGGCGACATGGTGCTGCACATGGCAGGCTGGCGCGACGAGGCGGTCGTGCCCGCCGCGCAGGTGCAGAAGCTGCCCGCGCTCGACGTGCCGCCACAGGCGTTTCTCGGGCAGCTCGGCATGCCGGGGATGACCGGGTATTTCGGTCTGCTCCAGGTTGCCGAGGCGAAGGCGGGCGACACGGTGTTCGTGTCGGCAGCGGCGGGCGCGGTCGGGTCTACCGTCGTCCAGGTCGCGAAGGCCAAGGGCATGACGGTGATCGGCTCGGCCGGCGGCGCGGAGAAATGCGCTTGGGTGAAGTCGCTCGGGGCCGATGCGGTGATCGACTATAAGGGCGACGTGCCGGTGGTGAAGGCGCTCGGTCAGGCCGCGCCGAAGGGCATCGACGTGTATTTCGACAACGTCGGCGGCGAGCATCTCGACGCGGCACTGGCACATGCGAATATGCATGCGCGGTTCGCGGTGTGCGGGATGATCGATGTGTACAACAGCGGGGCGGCGACGCAGTTGAAGTATCTCGCGCGGTTGATCGGTAACCGCATCCAGATCCGCGGGTTCATCGTCAGCGATTTCATCAGCCGAGCTGAGGAGTTCTACAAGGACATGGGCGGGATGCTGGCGGCGGGTACGCTGAAGCGGCAGGAGACGGTGCACGAGGGGCTCGAGACGATGCCCGATGCGTTTCTGGGGCTGTTCTCGGGCGGGAATACGGGGAAGATGCTCGTCAAGGTTTGA
- a CDS encoding magnesium and cobalt transport protein CorA — protein MTVVAAYLYRHGKRVRAVSIDEKVDCPADRSEFVWIGICDPTDAEMRTLKEQYNLHPLAVEDAIKADQLPKVDVYGDQLFVVARTAQLEDDKIAYGETAIFVGHSHIISVRHGSARSHKALREQLEAAPTLLINGVDYVLHAILDYVVDGYLPIMESIEDEVLAMEQRTIDAFLGRDEIVRIFGLRREMIRFQRILGPMGEVAGKIVRLDLPCIDTEAKPYFSDVLDHVRRVQTMVEGLREVLTSVFEFSNLLEQQRTGAITRQLAAWAAILAVPTAIAGIYGMNFENMPELKTEYGYFVVLGVIAVVCSALYVKFKQAKWL, from the coding sequence ATGACGGTCGTCGCCGCGTATCTCTATCGTCATGGCAAGCGCGTCCGCGCGGTCTCGATCGACGAGAAAGTCGATTGCCCCGCGGATCGGTCGGAGTTCGTCTGGATCGGCATCTGCGACCCGACCGACGCCGAGATGCGGACGCTCAAGGAGCAGTATAACCTCCACCCGCTGGCGGTGGAGGACGCGATCAAGGCGGACCAACTGCCCAAGGTGGACGTCTATGGCGACCAGCTGTTCGTGGTCGCGCGCACGGCGCAACTCGAGGACGACAAGATCGCGTACGGCGAAACCGCGATCTTCGTCGGCCACAGCCACATCATCAGCGTCCGCCACGGCTCCGCACGGTCGCACAAGGCGCTCCGCGAACAGCTCGAAGCCGCGCCGACCTTGCTGATCAACGGCGTCGACTATGTCCTCCACGCGATCCTCGACTATGTCGTCGACGGCTACCTGCCGATCATGGAAAGCATCGAGGACGAGGTGCTCGCCATGGAACAACGCACCATCGACGCGTTCCTAGGCCGCGACGAGATCGTCCGGATTTTCGGCTTGCGTCGAGAAATGATCCGCTTCCAGCGGATCCTCGGGCCGATGGGCGAGGTCGCGGGCAAAATCGTCCGCCTCGATCTTCCCTGCATCGACACCGAGGCGAAGCCGTATTTTAGCGACGTGCTCGATCACGTGCGGCGGGTGCAGACGATGGTCGAGGGCCTGCGCGAGGTGCTGACTTCGGTGTTCGAATTCAGCAACCTGCTGGAACAGCAACGCACCGGCGCGATCACCCGCCAGCTTGCAGCGTGGGCCGCGATTTTGGCGGTGCCGACCGCGATCGCCGGGATCTACGGCATGAACTTCGAGAATATGCCCGAGTTGAAGACGGAATACGGGTATTTCGTCGTACTGGGTGTGATCGCGGTCGTGTGTTCCGCGCTTTACGTGAAGTTCAAGCAGGCGAAGTGGTTGTAG
- a CDS encoding MetQ/NlpA family ABC transporter substrate-binding protein, producing the protein MNRRTLLASFSLLALAACGGAKTNDGKTLTIAATAVPHAEILESIKPTLAKEGVDLQIRVFNDYVQPNLQVEQKQIDVSYFETKPYLDQFNASRGTHLVTYAGVHVEPLGAYSRKWKSIAQIPNGATIAIPNEPSNGGRALLLLQKAGLITLRNPTNPLSSLNDIATNPKNLQFKELEGATLPRTLGEVDLALINTNYALDAKLNPVRDALAIEDKNSPYVNFVVGLPGGEKDPRVVKLIAALRSPATKTFIEQHYRGAVLPAF; encoded by the coding sequence ATGAACCGTCGCACCCTGCTCGCCTCGTTCTCGCTGCTCGCGCTCGCCGCATGCGGAGGCGCCAAGACCAATGACGGCAAGACGCTGACGATCGCCGCGACCGCGGTGCCGCATGCCGAGATCCTCGAATCAATCAAGCCGACGCTGGCGAAGGAAGGCGTCGACCTCCAGATCCGCGTCTTCAACGACTACGTCCAGCCCAACCTCCAGGTCGAGCAGAAGCAGATCGACGTCAGCTATTTCGAGACCAAGCCGTATCTCGACCAGTTCAACGCCTCGCGCGGCACGCATCTCGTCACCTATGCCGGCGTCCATGTCGAACCGCTCGGCGCCTATTCGCGCAAGTGGAAGTCGATCGCGCAGATCCCGAACGGCGCCACCATCGCGATCCCGAACGAGCCGAGCAACGGCGGCCGCGCGCTGTTGCTGCTCCAGAAGGCCGGGCTGATCACGCTCAGGAACCCGACCAATCCACTGTCGAGCCTCAACGACATCGCAACCAACCCGAAGAACCTGCAGTTCAAGGAACTGGAGGGCGCCACCCTGCCCCGCACGCTCGGCGAGGTCGATCTCGCGCTGATCAACACCAACTACGCGCTCGACGCGAAGCTCAACCCGGTCCGCGACGCGCTCGCGATCGAGGACAAGAACAGCCCTTACGTCAATTTCGTCGTCGGCCTGCCCGGTGGCGAGAAGGACCCGCGCGTCGTGAAACTGATCGCGGCGCTGCGCAGCCCGGCGACCAAGACCTTCATCGAGCAGCATTATCGGGGTGCGGTGCTCCCGGCCTTCTGA
- a CDS encoding methionine ABC transporter permease: MSFFANIDWSDIGQACLDTLIMLGGSLVLTIAFGLPLGVLLYLTGQGRLSQNRAANVVLGVIVNILRSVPFIILLIVMIPLTVMLVGTSLGVAGAIPPLVVGAAPFYARLVEGSLKEVDRTTIEAVQAMGATTRQIVTGALIPEALPGLIAGATVTAVALVSFTAMAGVVGAGGLGDLAIRFGYQRFQTDVMVVTVVLLVVLVQIIQYAGDALARHFTRR, encoded by the coding sequence ATGAGCTTCTTCGCCAACATCGACTGGTCGGACATCGGCCAGGCGTGCCTCGACACGCTGATCATGCTCGGCGGGTCGCTCGTGCTGACGATCGCGTTCGGGCTTCCGCTCGGCGTCCTGCTCTACCTCACCGGCCAGGGCCGCCTGTCGCAGAACCGCGCCGCCAACGTCGTGCTGGGGGTCATCGTCAACATCCTCCGCTCCGTCCCGTTCATCATCCTGCTGATCGTGATGATCCCCCTCACCGTCATGCTCGTCGGCACATCGCTAGGCGTTGCTGGCGCGATCCCGCCGCTCGTCGTCGGAGCCGCGCCGTTCTACGCGCGCCTCGTCGAGGGATCGCTCAAGGAAGTCGACCGCACCACGATCGAGGCGGTGCAGGCGATGGGCGCCACCACGCGCCAGATCGTCACCGGCGCGCTGATCCCCGAGGCGCTGCCCGGACTGATCGCCGGCGCCACCGTCACCGCGGTCGCGCTCGTCTCGTTCACCGCGATGGCGGGCGTCGTCGGCGCGGGTGGGCTCGGCGACCTCGCGATCCGGTTCGGCTATCAGCGTTTCCAGACCGACGTCATGGTCGTCACCGTCGTGTTGCTGGTCGTGCTCGTCCAGATCATTCAATATGCCGGCGACGCGCTCGCTCGCCACTTCACCCGCCGCTAG
- a CDS encoding methionine ABC transporter ATP-binding protein has protein sequence MIRLTDVVKTYPASNAAALDGISLEIPARGVFGVIGQSGAGKSTLIRLINALERPTSGRVEVDGVDVAALSAADLRALRRRIGMIFQNFGLLSSRTVAANVAFPLVLAGVAKSERETKVAALLHRVGLADHATKYPAQLSGGQKQRVGIARALATDPDILLCDEATSALDPETTRSVLTLLRELNRDLGLTIVLITHEMDVVRYVCDRVAVLERGRIVETGEVTDIFANATHPATKRMLAALAA, from the coding sequence ATGATCCGCCTCACCGACGTCGTTAAAACCTACCCGGCAAGCAATGCGGCTGCCCTGGACGGGATTTCGCTGGAGATTCCAGCACGCGGCGTATTCGGCGTCATTGGCCAGTCGGGCGCAGGCAAGTCGACGCTGATCCGCCTGATCAACGCGCTCGAACGCCCGACTTCGGGCCGGGTCGAAGTCGATGGCGTCGATGTCGCGGCACTGTCCGCGGCGGACCTGCGCGCACTGCGACGCCGGATCGGCATGATCTTCCAGAATTTCGGCCTGCTGTCCTCACGCACGGTAGCGGCGAACGTCGCGTTCCCGCTCGTGCTGGCCGGTGTCGCCAAGTCCGAACGCGAGACCAAGGTAGCCGCACTGCTCCACCGCGTAGGTCTCGCTGATCACGCCACCAAATACCCCGCCCAACTCTCCGGCGGCCAGAAGCAGCGCGTCGGCATAGCCCGCGCGCTCGCCACCGATCCCGATATCCTTCTCTGCGACGAAGCGACCAGCGCACTAGACCCCGAAACCACCCGCTCGGTTCTGACCCTCCTCCGCGAACTCAACCGAGACCTCGGCCTGACGATCGTCCTCATCACCCACGAGATGGACGTCGTCCGCTACGTCTGCGACCGCGTCGCCGTCCTCGAACGCGGCCGCATCGTCGAAACCGGCGAGGTCACCGACATCTTCGCCAACGCCACGCACCCCGCAACGAAGCGCATGCTGGCGGCGCTGGCGGCATGA